From Campylobacter pinnipediorum subsp. caledonicus:
CTCTAATGATAAACATTATAGAATCAGGTCAGAGTTTGGTATATGGCATAGTCAAGATGATATAAATTACACTATGAATTCTACCAATAAATCTAAAATTTTTATAGATGAATGCCCAAAGGTAAGCAAGCCTATTTTTGATATTATGCCAAAACTACTTAATATTTTAAGAAACAATACTCATTTAAAAGAGCGACTTTTTGGAGTTGAGTTTTTAGATGTAAATGGTAAGATACTTTTAACACTTCTTTACCATAAAAAACTAGATGATGATTTTAAAAATGTTATTGATAATTTGCAAAAACGCCTTGATGTTTTTGTGATAGCTCGTTCAAAAGGCAAAAAGATATCAAACTCAGATATTAGTTTGGTAGAAAAACTTATTATAAACAATAAAGAGTATAAATTTACTTTTAGCGAAAATGCATTTGTTCAACCAAACAAACAAGTTAATCAAAAGATGATAGAGTGGGCTTTGTCTTGTGTTGATAGTGCCGATGATTTGCTTGAGCTTTATTGCGGTCATGGTAATTTTACGATACCTATAAGCTTTGCTTTTAATAGGGTGTTGGCGACTGAGATAAACAAAAGTTCTATTGCAAATGCTATTAAAAATTGCGAATTAAATGGTGTAGACAATATAAAATTTGTAAGGCTCAGCGCTGATGAACTAATGCAAGCTTTTGCAAAAGAGCGAGAGTTTTTTAGGCTAAAAGAAGTTGATTTGTTTGATTATAATTTTACTCATATTTTTGTTGATCCGCCACGTGCAGGACTTGAAATGAGTGTTATAAATTTTATAAAAAATTATGAAAATATAATATATGTATCCTGTAATCCAGATACATTATTTTTAAATTTACAAGAATTATGTAAAACACATACGGTTGAGAGATTTGCGATTTTTGATCAGTTTGCAAATACTCATCATATTGAGTGCGGTGTTTTATTGAAGGAGAGAAAAAATATTTGAGTTTATAAACAAAGCTAAAAACATAGCCATAGTTGGACTTAGCCCAGATGAAAATAAACATAGCAATATGGTTGCTAGTTATCTTCAAAAGCAAGGCTTTAAAATTTATCCTATTTATCCTAAAATGGATGAAATTTTAGGTGAAAAAGTTTATAGAAATTTAAATGAAATAAAAGATGATATAGATATAGTTGTTATGTTTAGAAAAGCTGAATTTGCCGAGACTTTGGTTGATGAGGTTATGCAAAAAGGTGCAAAAACACTTTGGCTTCAACTTGATATCATAAATGATAAGGCAAAAGAAAAGGCACTGCAAAATAATATAAATTTTGTTCAAAATAGGTGTATAAAAATAGAACATATGAGGCTTAAAGATGATTTTGTTGAATAAAATAATACAAGCAAAAAGAATGATAGCAGGGTTTGTAGATAAAACTCCATTTGCGTATTCGTCAAAATTAAGTGCGCTTTGTAATGCAAATATATTTTTAAAAGAGGAAAATTTACAAAGAACAGGTGCTTACAAGATAAGAGGTGCTTATAATAAAATATCAAATTTAAGCGAAGAAGAGAGAAAAAGAGGTGTTGTTGCAGCAAGTGCCGGAAATCATGCTCAAGGTGTCGCTATAAGCGCTAGAGAGTTTAATGCAAAAGCTGTAATAGTAATGCCAGAATCTACACCTTTATTAAAGATAGCTGGAACAAAAAGTCTTGGGGCAGAAGTTATTTTAAGTGGAAATAACTTTGATGAGGCATATGAGTTTGCTACAAAATACGCAAAAAAGCATCAGATGAGCTTTATCCATCCTTTTAATGATGAGTATGTTATGGCTGGACAAGGCACTATAGGTCTTGAAATGCTTGATGAAATTGCTGATTTGGATATGGTTGTTATACCAGTTGGCGGTGGTGGACTTGCTAGTGGAATTTCTAGTTGTGTTAAGCAGGTAAATCCAGATATAAAAGTTATTTGTGTTGGTGCAAAAGGTGCCCCGGCTATGCATGATAGCTATAAAGCAAAAAAAGTTATAAACTCAAAATCTGTTAGAACTATAGCCGATGGTATAGCTGTAAGAGATGCTAGTGAGAAGACATTACCAAATTTGATGGAGTGTGTGGATGAGTTTGTTCAGGTTGATGATGAAGAGATAGCTACGGCTATACTTTTCTTGCTTGAAGCTCAAAAAATAGTAGTTGAAGGTGCTGGTGCTTCTGGTGTTGCGGCATTAATGCACGGAAAAGTAAAACATAAAAAAGGCGCTAAAATAGGTGTTGTTTTAAGTGGTGGAAATATAGATGTTCAAATGCTTTCTATTATCATAGAAAAAGGCCTTATAAAATCAGCAAGAAAAATGATAATACAAGTAACATTGATAGATAAGCCAGGAGCCTTGCTTGGTCTTACTGACGCGATTAAAGAGGCCAATGCAAATATAGTAAAAATAGACTATGATAGATTTTCTACTGAGCTTGAGTATGGGGATGCTAGTATCATTATCACTCTTGAAACAAAGGGTAAAGACCATCAAGAAATAGTCGCTAGCAAATTAAGCGAAAATGGGTTTGAGTTTAAACAAATTTTCTAGTTTTTTGCTGTAGGTATTTAAGGGAAATATTATGACTGATATATTTAGTTTTGTGCTTATTATCTTGCTTTTAGTTTGTGTTTTTATTGTTTATAAAACGAACTTGCAACTTCAAAAAGCAAAAAATAACGAAAGCAAGGTAGAAGCTGTTTTAAAAATCGAACAACTAAAAAGCATAGGAGAACTATCCGTGTTTCAAGTTTATAGTAAAGAGATAGTAACAAAAACCGATCACGCTTTTGGTAATTTTGGCAAAGAGTATCTTAGGTGGCTGGTTAGCGAAAAAAAGCTTTCTATGATATTTGAGTTTGAGATAAATTTTGTATATGATTTAACAAGTGAAAAAATGCAAATTCAAGAGATAGCAAATTCTAAATTTCATATAACAATGCCACCTTGTAAATATAAATTTTCTATAGCGGATATGAAATTTTATGATGAAAAAAATGGTAAGTTTATACCTTTTTTGCTTCCTGATTCTTTAAATGGCTTTTTTGGTAGTAGCTTTAGAGAAGATGATAAAAACAAGCTTATAAGTGAAGCAAAATTAGAAGTTGAAAAGATGAGCTTAAGGCTTATAAGGCAGCTAGAAAGCAAGATACACAAATCTGCAAAAGATACATTAGAAGCTATTGCAAAAAGCTTTGGCGCGATAAGTGTTACGTTTGATTTTAATGATAGCGAAAGTCTTGCAGATACAAATTTAGAACTAAAAAACATAGCTTAGTATTAAAAAACTCATAATTTAATTATGAGTTTTTTGTTAAATGCCTAGTGTTTTGTTTTATATAATCAGAGTTGGTTCTGAACTTAATTGATAATTTCAAAAGATTTATCGGTTTTGTATGAAAAAAGATTCTTATTTGAAGTAGAAAAAAGAGTTGCCATTTGGCAACTCAATAAAATTATATAGGCATTACTCTTATTTTTTGGCTAAGGCTTTCTTGCAAAACATTTTCTATAGCATAAAGTGTACCACTGCTACCGCTTGAGCAGCTAGAACAAGCACCAAGGTATCTTATATATATGTCTATATTGCTTTGATCATCTTTTTTAATATCTAAAATTTCCAAGTTTCCACCATCCATCATAAGCATAGGTCTTATTTTTTCATCTATAACAGACTCAACAGCTTTTAATTGTCCTACTACACTTAACTCATCAAAAGCTAAATCATCATCAAAAGATTTTGCATCAGCTTGTTTTTTAAGCTTTTCTTGTTCCATTTCAGCCCTTGTGTCTCTTAATATGTCCACTAGATAATGCTCTCTATTTTCGTGTCCACCAGGTTTTACGCAAGATTTACAGAATGCACCAGCTTTTGTGTATTTTGTTATGTCTTCAACTGTTTTAAGATCATTTAGCTTTATTACTTCTTTTATTGTTCCAAGGCTAACACGAGCGCATTCGCATACTATTATCTCATCTTCAAAGTGATCTGGGTCCACACCTTTGTAGCTGGCAGCAGCGGCTTTTATAACATCATATGCCATAACAGAACAGTGCATTTTTTGTGGTGGAACAGCCGGAGTGTCAGGGTTGTCTCTCATTGCTTTTTCTACATCTATATTTGTTATTTTTACAGCTTCATCTACTGTTTTTCCTATACAAAGTTCAGCCATTGTATCAGAACTAGCTATCGCAGTTCCACAGCCAAAGCTTTTAAATTTTGCATCTAAAATTTTATCTGTTTTTTCATCTACAAGCCAATAAAGTCTAACAGCATCTCCACAGCTTTCAGCTCCAAAATCAGCAACTATAAGTTTTCCATTTGCTTTTTTTGCCTCTTCTTCTGTTATTTCTCCCATAAATTTTGGGTTGTTCATTCTATTTTGAACATTTTGTGAATACTCATCCCAAATTGAACCGCTTATTAAATTATTTTTTGCCATTTTTTATCCTTATCCTTATTTTTATAGCCCGCTTTTATGACCTTCTGGAGCATATGCAAATGTGCTTGATATAGCTCTTAGCCTTTTTACTGCTTTATTTATTACATCTATTGTGTAGTCTATCTCTTCTTCTGTGTTGAATCTAGAAAGAGATAGTCTTAATGCGGTGTGCGCTAATTCTTTATCTGCACCTATAGCTTCTAATATAGGGTTGCTTTCTAATGTTTCACTAGCGCAAGCTGAACCTGTTGAAGCAGCTATACCAGCTTTGTTTAAATCCCACAACATAGCTTCGCCTTCTATACCTTTGATAGATGCTAGTATGGTGTTGGGAACTCTTTTGCTTTTATCGCCAATTACATTTATGTCTGGAATTTGAAGCAGTGCATCTTCTAGTTTATCTCTTAATCTTCTTACATGAGAGTTTTCAAAATCTATAAATTTATTCGCTGTTTCAAGTGCTTTTGCCATTCCGACTATCCCAGCCACATCTAAAGTCCCGCTTCTTCTTCCGCCCATGTGTTCTCCACCATGAAGTAAGCTTGAAAGTTTTTGACTATCTTTTATATAAAGAGCACCTATGCCTTTTGGCCCATGAAATTTATGAGCTGAAAAACTTAAAAAATCAACATCTAAATCTTGAACATCTACAGGTATTTTACCCATTGCTTGAACCGCATCTGTGTGAAAAAGAGCGCCGCCTTCGTGGGCTATTTTTGCTAACTCTTTTATGGGAAATATCATTCCCGTTTCGTTATTTGCATACATTACAGAAACCAAAGCTACATCATCACCCATGGCTTCTTTTAGTTGTTCAGGCGTTACTACACCTTCGCTATTTACATCAAGGATGGTTATCTCTACTCCAAAATCTTTTAAAAAAGCACAAGTAGCGCTTATAGCAGGATGTTCAACAGCTGTTGTTATAATTCTTTTTTTCTCTCCTGTTGCGATTTTGTCAAAATATATACCTTTTACTACCCAGTTATTACTTTCTGTAGCACAAGATGTTACGACTATGTCGTCGTTATCTTTTGCGTTTATACCTTTATATAGTTGATCAAGCGCTTTTCTTAAAGCTGGATGTGTATCTGAGCCAAATTGATGAAGTGAATTAGGGTTGCCATAAATTTCGGAAAAAAATGGTTTCATATCTTCAAATACTTCAGGATCAACCATTGTTGTTGCATTGTTATCTAAATATACTCTCAAGTTGTTGCCTTTAATTAGGATAGATTTTATCCTTTTAATTTTAAGAATGATATTATAACAATTTTTATAAATTTTAGTTTAAAATTTAGCTGTAATTTTTTCATCTAGGGATAAAATTTGATAATAAAAATATATTGAAATTCTTTATCAATTTATGAAAATATCGTTATTGTTGCAATTAAAGCATATGACAGCCATTTAAAATATAAACTATTAATTTATATTTTTAAGAATTGTTATAAAAATTTATAAAAATTTTTTATAAAATTAAAAATATATAGTTTTTAATTATAAATTAAATCTAAATATATTAAAAAAATATTTACTACTTACATTGTTTTTTGGAATTATTAAGATTTGTTATGCTATAAGCATATAAAAATTTAAACAGGAGCCAAATGTGAGTTTGTTTACTAAAAACAAAGCTTCAAAAGAAAAAAGCGATTCTAATAATATAGAAATTAATGAGTTAAAAGTAAAAAACAGTAGTATTATTGATGAAAATCATAAACTAAAGCAGGAACTCAAACAAGTTAGAGATGAATCAAATTTAAAAGATTCTTTGATAAAAATTTTATTAAATGGTTCTATAAATGGAGTAGATGATGTAAGGGCTATGATAACAAAAAATATGGAGGTTTGTAAAGATATAGCATCAACAAGTATGGATTCGTCATCAAAGATAAAAATATTAAACGAAACAAGTGAAATTTTAATGAACTGTATATTAAAAATTTCAGAACAATCAAATAAATCTCACGAAAATGTAGATATGCTTCACAAGAGTGTTGATGAGATATCAAGTATAGTAAATCTTATAAAGGATATCTCTGATCAAACAAATTTGTTGGCACTTAATGCGGCCATAGAGGCTGCAAGAGCTGGGGAGCATGGTCGTGGTTTTGCTGTTGTTGCAGATGAGGTTAGAAAACTAGCAGAAAGAACTCAAAAAGCTACAAGTGAAGTTGAGATGAATATAAACTTGCTTAAGCAAAATGCAAATGATGCTTTAAATATGAACGAAGAAATAGAGCAAATATCAAAAAGTTCAACAGAGCATGTGGATACATTTAGAACAAATTTTGTTGATATTTTAAATATGGCAGATATTATAGAAAACGATTCTATAAAAATAACTAATAATATTTTTATAGGTCTTGCAAAATTAGACCACGTTTCATTCAAACAAAATGGATATAGAAAAATATTTATTGGTGAAAAAGAAGAAATGGTTGATCATTTAAATTGTAGGCTTGGTAAGTGGTATGAAGGCAGAGGGAGAGAAGTTTTTGGATCAACTATAGCTTATTCAAAATTATTAAACCCACACGAGGCAGTTCATAAAAGTATAAATGAAGCGATAAATAGCCTAGAAGACATGAAGGTAGTAAAAGAAAAATTTGAAATAGCTGAAAAATCATCGCAAGAATTATTTGCTTTATTAGATAGTATGCTTTCAGAAAAATATAAGTTTTAATCCCTATGCAAAAAATGGTTTAAATTTAATTATTTAAACCATTTTTTGATAAAATCCTATTAAAAAAGGATTTATCTTGCAAAATTTCAAACAAATAGATGTAGCTCATTCGCCTGATGCGGATGATATATTTATGTATATGGCTATCAAATTCGGATGGGTTAGTGCAAAAAATCTCCGTTTTTCAAATATAGCTCTTGATATTCAAACCCTAAATGATGAGGCATTAAAAGGCACTTATACAGCAACAGCAATAAGTTTTGCTTTATACCCTCTTATAAAAGATGATTATTCTCTTTTAAGAACTGCTGTTAGTTTTGGCAATGGTTACGGTCCAAAACTAGTAAAGAAAAAAGATACAAAACTAAAAAGAAATTTTAAAGTTGCACTTTCTGGACAACATACAACAAATGCACTTTTGTTTAAAATAGCATATCCTGATGCGAGGATAGTTTATAAGAATTTCTTGGACATAGAAAAAGCTGTTGTTGATGGTGAAGTTGATGCTGGGGTTTTGATTCATGAAAGCATTTTGGAATTTAGTGAAGAACTTTGTGTAGAAAGAGAGATATGGGATATATGGTGCGAACTTGCCGGAGAGATTCCTCTTCCTCTTGGTGGTATGGCTATTAGAAGAAGTTTGCCTTTAACAGATGCTATTACAGCAGAAGATGTTTTAACAAAAGCTGTAAAAATAGCAACATCACATAAACCATTTTTATCACATATGCTCATGGAAAGAAACCTAATAAGAGTTGATAAAGAAAAATTAAAAACATATCTAAATATGTATGCAAATGATGATTCTATAAGTATGAATGATGTTGCTCTGAATTCTTTAGACAAACTATTTGAGATAGGCTATAAAAATGGAATTTATCCTGAACTTATAAAAGCAGCTGATTATCTTATACCAAAAGAGTATAATGAATTAAGGTTTTCTTAATGCAAAGCACTCTTGTATCACTTGGCATAGAGACTTTTAAGATAGCTTTATATCTTAGTCTTCCTATGCTTTTAAGTGGTCTTATAGCTGGACTTTTGATATCTATTTTTCAAGCAACCACTCAAATAAACGAAACAACTTTGAGCTTTGTTCCAAAGATAATACTCGTTGTTGTTGTTATAATTTTTTTAATGCCTTGGATGGTATCTATGATGAGTGAGTTTACTATTAAGATGATAGAGATGATACCGGAGTTTATAAAATGAAAAAATTGGTTAATTTTTCTAAATTTAGCTCTATAAAAGTTGGTGGTAATTTTGAAGTTGATATTATAAACTCAGTCAAAGATAATACTTGCGGTAAGGTTATTATAGGCGGTGCAAATAATATTTTGATTTCTAAAAATCCACCAAAGTTAGCTATGCTTGGTAAAAGCTTTGATTATATTAAACTTGATGAGTGTATTTTAGAGGTTGGGGCTGCAACAAAAAGTTCAAAAATTTATAATTTTGCAAAAATAAATAATATAGGGAATTTTGAGTTTTTAAAAAACATTCCT
This genomic window contains:
- the fliQ gene encoding flagellar biosynthesis protein FliQ; the protein is MQSTLVSLGIETFKIALYLSLPMLLSGLIAGLLISIFQATTQINETTLSFVPKIILVVVVIIFLMPWMVSMMSEFTIKMIEMIPEFIK
- a CDS encoding iron-sulfur cluster assembly scaffold protein, producing MAKNNLISGSIWDEYSQNVQNRMNNPKFMGEITEEEAKKANGKLIVADFGAESCGDAVRLYWLVDEKTDKILDAKFKSFGCGTAIASSDTMAELCIGKTVDEAVKITNIDVEKAMRDNPDTPAVPPQKMHCSVMAYDVIKAAAASYKGVDPDHFEDEIIVCECARVSLGTIKEVIKLNDLKTVEDITKYTKAGAFCKSCVKPGGHENREHYLVDILRDTRAEMEQEKLKKQADAKSFDDDLAFDELSVVGQLKAVESVIDEKIRPMLMMDGGNLEILDIKKDDQSNIDIYIRYLGACSSCSSGSSGTLYAIENVLQESLSQKIRVMPI
- a CDS encoding CZB domain-containing protein: MADIIENDSIKITNNIFIGLAKLDHVSFKQNGYRKIFIGEKEEMVDHLNCRLGKWYEGRGREVFGSTIAYSKLLNPHEAVHKSINEAINSLEDMKVVKEKFEIAEKSSQELFALLDSMLSEKYKF
- the trmA gene encoding tRNA (uridine(54)-C5)-methyltransferase TrmA — protein: MPYSEQIEFKKELIGSKFNQFFDGVFEFFGSNDKHYRIRSEFGIWHSQDDINYTMNSTNKSKIFIDECPKVSKPIFDIMPKLLNILRNNTHLKERLFGVEFLDVNGKILLTLLYHKKLDDDFKNVIDNLQKRLDVFVIARSKGKKISNSDISLVEKLIINNKEYKFTFSENAFVQPNKQVNQKMIEWALSCVDSADDLLELYCGHGNFTIPISFAFNRVLATEINKSSIANAIKNCELNGVDNIKFVRLSADELMQAFAKEREFFRLKEVDLFDYNFTHIFVDPPRAGLEMSVINFIKNYENIIYVSCNPDTLFLNLQELCKTHTVERFAIFDQFANTHHIECGVLLKERKNI
- the ilvA gene encoding threonine ammonia-lyase, translated to MILLNKIIQAKRMIAGFVDKTPFAYSSKLSALCNANIFLKEENLQRTGAYKIRGAYNKISNLSEEERKRGVVAASAGNHAQGVAISAREFNAKAVIVMPESTPLLKIAGTKSLGAEVILSGNNFDEAYEFATKYAKKHQMSFIHPFNDEYVMAGQGTIGLEMLDEIADLDMVVIPVGGGGLASGISSCVKQVNPDIKVICVGAKGAPAMHDSYKAKKVINSKSVRTIADGIAVRDASEKTLPNLMECVDEFVQVDDEEIATAILFLLEAQKIVVEGAGASGVAALMHGKVKHKKGAKIGVVLSGGNIDVQMLSIIIEKGLIKSARKMIIQVTLIDKPGALLGLTDAIKEANANIVKIDYDRFSTELEYGDASIIITLETKGKDHQEIVASKLSENGFEFKQIF
- a CDS encoding DUF4230 domain-containing protein produces the protein MTDIFSFVLIILLLVCVFIVYKTNLQLQKAKNNESKVEAVLKIEQLKSIGELSVFQVYSKEIVTKTDHAFGNFGKEYLRWLVSEKKLSMIFEFEINFVYDLTSEKMQIQEIANSKFHITMPPCKYKFSIADMKFYDEKNGKFIPFLLPDSLNGFFGSSFREDDKNKLISEAKLEVEKMSLRLIRQLESKIHKSAKDTLEAIAKSFGAISVTFDFNDSESLADTNLELKNIA
- a CDS encoding menaquinone biosynthesis family protein, translating into MQNFKQIDVAHSPDADDIFMYMAIKFGWVSAKNLRFSNIALDIQTLNDEALKGTYTATAISFALYPLIKDDYSLLRTAVSFGNGYGPKLVKKKDTKLKRNFKVALSGQHTTNALLFKIAYPDARIVYKNFLDIEKAVVDGEVDAGVLIHESILEFSEELCVEREIWDIWCELAGEIPLPLGGMAIRRSLPLTDAITAEDVLTKAVKIATSHKPFLSHMLMERNLIRVDKEKLKTYLNMYANDDSISMNDVALNSLDKLFEIGYKNGIYPELIKAADYLIPKEYNELRFS
- a CDS encoding NifS family cysteine desulfurase produces the protein MRVYLDNNATTMVDPEVFEDMKPFFSEIYGNPNSLHQFGSDTHPALRKALDQLYKGINAKDNDDIVVTSCATESNNWVVKGIYFDKIATGEKKRIITTAVEHPAISATCAFLKDFGVEITILDVNSEGVVTPEQLKEAMGDDVALVSVMYANNETGMIFPIKELAKIAHEGGALFHTDAVQAMGKIPVDVQDLDVDFLSFSAHKFHGPKGIGALYIKDSQKLSSLLHGGEHMGGRRSGTLDVAGIVGMAKALETANKFIDFENSHVRRLRDKLEDALLQIPDINVIGDKSKRVPNTILASIKGIEGEAMLWDLNKAGIAASTGSACASETLESNPILEAIGADKELAHTALRLSLSRFNTEEEIDYTIDVINKAVKRLRAISSTFAYAPEGHKSGL
- a CDS encoding CoA-binding protein, which gives rise to MFEFINKAKNIAIVGLSPDENKHSNMVASYLQKQGFKIYPIYPKMDEILGEKVYRNLNEIKDDIDIVVMFRKAEFAETLVDEVMQKGAKTLWLQLDIINDKAKEKALQNNINFVQNRCIKIEHMRLKDDFVE